From one Rhodovulum sp. ES.010 genomic stretch:
- the pdhA gene encoding pyruvate dehydrogenase (acetyl-transferring) E1 component subunit alpha, whose translation MTGDKPHLTRAHVLELLRHMIRIRQFEDRCAEAYTQEKIRGFLHLYDGEEAIAAGVIPVLAPGDRIVATYREHGHALARGVPMNAVMAEMFGKASGSSGGRGGSMHIFDAAHNFYGGNAIVGGGLPLAVGLALADQMQGAPHVTACFFGEGAIAEGEFHEAMNLAQLWGLPVLFVCENNGYAMGSALARTEAQTELTRKAESYGMEAQTVDGMDVVAVEAAARLALARIRETGKPVFLEAKTYRFRAHSMFDAQLYRDKAEVEDWRQKGPIVKFRTWLLQNGLIHEADVTGIEQQVAAEIDAALSFAERSELEPVESLTRHVMAEDRPPPPPAPEPSGETVTMTYREAVKQGIRDALQRDERVFLMGEDVGAYGGCYAVSKGLMAEFGEDRIRDTPLSESGFTGAGIGAAAAGMRPIVEVMTVNFSLLALDQILNTAATLRHMSGGQFGCPVVIRMATGAGKQLAAQHSHSLEGWFAHIPGLRVLAPATLEDARGMLWTAIEDPDPVLIFENVMLYNREGEIDAASGPVEIDRAAIRRPGRDVTLITYGGSLWKVMDAAEALVDQGIEAEVIDLRSLRPLNEDTLAESVNRTRRAVVVDEGWRSGSLAAEIIARINERCFWSLDAPLARVCAEEVPIPYPKHLEEAAIPQVAGIVAAAKATLGKG comes from the coding sequence ATGACCGGCGACAAACCCCATCTCACCCGCGCGCATGTCCTTGAGCTCTTGCGCCACATGATCCGCATCCGCCAGTTCGAGGACCGCTGCGCCGAAGCCTACACGCAGGAAAAGATCCGCGGATTCCTTCATCTCTACGACGGCGAGGAGGCCATCGCGGCGGGCGTGATCCCGGTGCTGGCGCCCGGCGACCGCATCGTCGCCACCTATCGCGAACACGGCCACGCGCTGGCCCGCGGCGTGCCGATGAACGCGGTGATGGCCGAGATGTTCGGCAAGGCCTCCGGCAGTTCCGGCGGGCGGGGCGGGTCGATGCACATCTTCGACGCCGCGCACAATTTCTATGGCGGGAACGCCATCGTGGGCGGCGGGTTGCCGCTGGCCGTGGGCCTCGCGCTGGCCGACCAGATGCAGGGCGCGCCGCATGTCACCGCCTGCTTCTTCGGCGAGGGCGCGATCGCCGAGGGCGAGTTCCACGAAGCGATGAACCTTGCCCAACTCTGGGGGCTGCCCGTCCTCTTCGTCTGCGAGAACAACGGCTATGCCATGGGTTCGGCGCTGGCGCGCACCGAGGCGCAGACCGAATTGACCCGGAAGGCCGAAAGCTACGGGATGGAGGCGCAGACGGTCGACGGCATGGACGTCGTCGCGGTCGAGGCCGCCGCGCGGCTGGCTTTGGCGCGTATCCGCGAGACCGGGAAGCCGGTGTTCCTGGAGGCGAAAACCTACCGCTTCCGGGCGCATTCGATGTTCGACGCCCAGCTCTACCGCGACAAGGCGGAGGTCGAGGACTGGCGCCAGAAGGGTCCCATCGTGAAATTCCGGACCTGGCTGTTGCAGAACGGCCTGATCCACGAGGCGGACGTGACGGGCATCGAGCAGCAGGTCGCGGCCGAGATCGACGCGGCCCTTTCCTTTGCCGAGCGAAGCGAACTGGAGCCGGTCGAGAGCCTGACCCGGCACGTCATGGCCGAGGACCGCCCGCCGCCTCCGCCCGCGCCCGAACCCTCGGGCGAGACCGTGACCATGACCTATCGCGAAGCGGTCAAGCAGGGCATCCGCGACGCGCTGCAGCGCGACGAGAGGGTGTTCCTGATGGGCGAGGACGTCGGCGCCTATGGCGGCTGCTACGCCGTTTCCAAGGGGCTGATGGCCGAATTCGGCGAGGACCGCATCCGCGACACGCCGCTTTCGGAATCGGGGTTCACCGGCGCGGGCATCGGGGCTGCGGCCGCCGGGATGCGCCCGATCGTCGAGGTGATGACGGTGAACTTCTCGCTGCTCGCGCTCGACCAGATCCTGAACACCGCCGCCACGCTGAGGCACATGTCGGGCGGGCAGTTCGGCTGCCCCGTCGTGATCCGCATGGCGACCGGGGCGGGCAAGCAGCTCGCCGCTCAGCATTCCCATTCGCTGGAAGGCTGGTTCGCCCATATCCCCGGCCTGCGCGTGCTGGCCCCGGCCACGCTGGAGGATGCCCGCGGCATGCTGTGGACCGCGATCGAGGATCCCGACCCGGTGCTGATCTTCGAGAACGTCATGCTCTACAACCGCGAGGGCGAGATCGACGCCGCTTCCGGCCCGGTCGAGATCGACCGCGCGGCGATCCGGCGGCCCGGCAGGGATGTCACACTCATCACCTATGGCGGTTCGCTCTGGAAGGTCATGGACGCAGCCGAGGCACTGGTGGACCAGGGAATCGAGGCCGAGGTGATCGACCTGCGGTCCCTGCGCCCGCTGAACGAGGACACCCTTGCGGAGAGCGTGAACCGCACGCGCCGGGCTGTCGTCGTGGATGAGGGCTGGCGCAGCGGGTCGCTTGCGGCCGAGATCATCGCCCGGATCAACGAGCGCTGCTTCTGGTCGCTGGATGCGCCGCTGGCGCGTGTCTGCGCCGAGGAGGTGCCGATCCCCTATCCGAAGCACCTGGAAGAGGCGGCGATCCCGCAGGTCGCCGGCATCGTTGCGGCGGCGAAGGCCACGCTGGGGAAGGGCTGA
- a CDS encoding ATP-binding cassette domain-containing protein: MRRGLVLDGLRIARHGQALVAMDATVAPGEVLSVMGPSGVGKSTLLAGIMGTLPPGFTLSGRVLLDGRDVTKLPPEARHIGILYQEELLFPHLSVGGNLAFALPRSLRGRAARRARVEATLAEIGLDGFAGRDPATLSGGQKARVALMRMLLGEPRALLLDEPFSRLDAALRAQIQGLVFDRAAERGLPVLLVTHDPADAEAAGGPVVRLG, translated from the coding sequence ATGAGACGGGGGCTGGTCCTGGACGGGCTGCGCATCGCGCGCCACGGCCAAGCGCTCGTCGCGATGGACGCGACAGTGGCGCCCGGAGAGGTGCTCAGCGTCATGGGCCCGTCGGGGGTCGGCAAGTCGACGCTGCTGGCGGGCATCATGGGCACGCTGCCGCCAGGGTTCACACTTTCCGGCCGGGTCCTTCTGGACGGGCGCGACGTCACGAAGCTGCCGCCCGAGGCGCGGCACATCGGCATTCTCTACCAGGAAGAGTTGCTGTTCCCGCATCTCAGCGTCGGCGGCAACCTGGCCTTCGCCCTGCCCCGCAGCCTGCGCGGCCGTGCCGCCCGGCGCGCCAGGGTCGAGGCGACACTGGCCGAGATCGGGCTGGACGGGTTTGCCGGGCGCGACCCGGCAACTCTGTCGGGCGGGCAGAAGGCGCGCGTCGCGCTGATGCGGATGCTTCTTGGCGAACCGCGGGCGCTGCTGCTCGACGAACCGTTCTCGAGACTCGACGCCGCGCTGCGCGCCCAGATCCAGGGCCTGGTCTTCGACCGGGCTGCGGAGCGCGGACTGCCGGTTCTGCTCGTCACCCATGACCCGGCCGATGCCGAGGCGGCCGGGGGGCCGGTCGTGCGGCTTGGATAG
- a CDS encoding ion channel — MLIQVVLGTVLIILTILIAAGGFWIAETVITRANPWLLRRSHAPRLVMVLIGSVFVVLSAMTASVWLWAFAFVHLGVFDTLEPATYFSLVAFTTLGFGDILLPEQWRILGGMTAANGLLNIGLYTALLVESLRRVRSEQVRGRVDER; from the coding sequence ATGCTGATTCAGGTCGTCCTCGGCACGGTCTTGATCATCCTCACGATCCTGATCGCAGCGGGTGGATTCTGGATCGCCGAGACGGTGATCACGCGAGCCAATCCCTGGCTCCTGCGCCGCTCCCACGCGCCGCGCCTCGTCATGGTGCTGATCGGCTCCGTGTTCGTGGTGCTGTCGGCGATGACGGCCTCCGTTTGGCTCTGGGCCTTCGCGTTCGTCCATCTTGGCGTGTTCGACACGCTGGAACCTGCAACGTATTTCTCCCTGGTGGCCTTTACCACGCTTGGCTTCGGGGACATCCTCCTGCCGGAGCAATGGCGTATCCTCGGCGGAATGACCGCGGCGAACGGCTTGCTGAACATCGGTCTCTATACCGCGCTCCTCGTCGAGTCGCTGCGCCGGGTCCGGTCAGAACAGGTGCGCGGCAGGGTGGACGAGCGCTGA
- a CDS encoding aspartate kinase, with protein sequence MTHPRHTVEKIGGTSMSRVHELCDTLFIDDREGADLYNRIFVVSAFAGITNLLLEHKKTDEPGVYALFCNADNDQGWSDALNRVAEAMREAHGAILDHPGDRAAADDFVRERIEGARSCLIDLQRLCSYGHFRLASHMTVIRELLSGLGEAHSAFVTATLLRRRGVDARFIDLSGWRDEGDHSLEDRIVEGLRDVDLTREMPIVTGYAQCAEGLMQEFDRGYSEVTFSKIAVLTGAAEAIIHKEFHLSSADPKIVGEENVVKLGHTNYDVADQLSNMGMEAVHPKAAKMLRQAGIPLRVTNAFEPHDPGTLIDEAVAEEPRVEMVTGLGVYALELFEQDMVGVKGYDSGILDVLTRHKVWIVAKTSNANTITHYVNAPLKSVRRVERDLEERFPNATLKARNLAVVAAIGRELSGLKVLSRGLAALEAADIELVAVQQTTRDVDAQFVVPRSQMDDAIRALHAVLVEEKKSQPRLAA encoded by the coding sequence GTGACCCATCCCAGACATACCGTCGAGAAGATCGGCGGCACCTCCATGAGCCGTGTCCACGAGCTGTGCGACACGCTCTTCATCGACGACCGCGAGGGGGCCGATCTCTACAACCGCATCTTCGTCGTGTCGGCCTTCGCCGGCATCACCAACCTGCTGCTCGAACACAAGAAGACCGACGAACCGGGCGTCTATGCGCTGTTTTGCAACGCGGACAACGACCAGGGATGGTCGGACGCGCTGAACCGCGTGGCCGAGGCGATGCGCGAGGCGCATGGGGCGATCCTCGACCACCCCGGCGACCGCGCCGCCGCGGACGATTTCGTGCGCGAGCGGATCGAAGGCGCGCGCTCTTGCCTGATCGATCTGCAGCGGCTCTGCTCCTACGGCCATTTCCGCCTGGCCAGCCACATGACGGTGATCCGCGAACTGCTCTCGGGCCTCGGCGAAGCGCATTCGGCCTTCGTGACCGCGACACTGCTGCGCCGCCGCGGGGTCGACGCGCGCTTCATCGACCTGTCGGGCTGGCGCGACGAGGGCGACCACAGCCTCGAGGACCGGATCGTCGAGGGGCTGCGCGACGTCGACCTGACGCGCGAGATGCCCATCGTCACCGGCTACGCGCAATGCGCCGAGGGCCTGATGCAGGAGTTCGACCGCGGCTATTCCGAGGTCACGTTTTCCAAGATCGCGGTGCTGACCGGTGCCGCCGAAGCCATAATCCACAAGGAATTTCACCTCTCCTCCGCCGACCCCAAGATCGTCGGGGAAGAAAACGTGGTGAAGCTTGGCCACACCAACTATGACGTGGCCGACCAGCTCTCGAACATGGGAATGGAGGCGGTGCATCCCAAGGCCGCGAAGATGCTGCGCCAGGCCGGCATCCCGCTGCGCGTGACCAACGCCTTCGAACCGCACGATCCGGGCACCCTGATCGACGAGGCCGTGGCCGAAGAGCCGCGGGTCGAGATGGTGACCGGGCTCGGCGTCTACGCGCTGGAACTGTTCGAGCAGGACATGGTCGGCGTGAAGGGGTATGACAGCGGCATCCTCGATGTGTTGACGCGCCACAAGGTGTGGATCGTTGCTAAGACCTCGAACGCCAACACGATCACGCACTATGTCAACGCGCCGCTGAAATCGGTACGGCGCGTGGAACGCGACCTGGAAGAGCGGTTCCCGAACGCCACCCTCAAGGCGCGCAACCTCGCAGTGGTTGCAGCGATAGGGCGCGAGCTGTCGGGCCTGAAGGTGCTGTCGCGCGGGCTGGCCGCGCTGGAGGCGGCCGATATCGAACTTGTCGCGGTGCAGCAGACGACCCGCGATGTCGACGCGCAGTTCGTGGTGCCCCGCAGCCAGATGGACGACGCGATTCGCGCCCTGCATGCGGTGCTCGTCGAGGAAAAAAAGTCCCAGCCGCGGCTCGCGGCGTGA
- a CDS encoding dihydrolipoamide acetyltransferase family protein: MGVFTMPSLGADMEAGTLTEWLVAPGDTVKRGDIVAVVETQKGAIEIEIFESGTVERLEAEIGQKLPVGAPLALIRGEGEPAAEPPPAPAPTAAEPQAAPPAPDAATAASPARPATPAPLPPAGIAASPAARALAAERGIDLAGLTGTGPGGAIVLADVDAAAAPDAAQVPVEPESASDPRAEMRKAIAAAMAKSKREIPHYYLFHRIDLQAATDWLAETNAARPPERRLLMGALLAKATARAAHGAKAVNGHYGPEGFRPADSVHLGMAVVLRGGGLIAPAIRDAQTLTLDEMMAAMRDVVARARAGRLRSSELTDGTLTLSSLGEKGVEAMAGIIYPPQVALVGFGTPAAAPAARGGQVALRETVTASLAADHRASDGRVGAKFLAEIDQRLQHPEEL; this comes from the coding sequence ATGGGCGTCTTCACCATGCCCTCGCTCGGCGCCGACATGGAGGCCGGCACGCTTACCGAATGGCTGGTCGCACCTGGCGACACCGTGAAGCGGGGCGATATCGTCGCCGTGGTCGAGACCCAGAAGGGCGCCATCGAGATCGAGATCTTCGAAAGCGGCACGGTGGAGCGGTTGGAGGCCGAGATCGGCCAGAAGCTGCCCGTGGGTGCCCCGCTCGCGCTGATCCGCGGCGAAGGGGAACCGGCCGCCGAGCCGCCGCCAGCGCCCGCCCCGACCGCAGCAGAGCCGCAAGCGGCCCCGCCCGCCCCGGATGCGGCGACGGCGGCCTCGCCGGCCCGCCCCGCGACACCCGCGCCGTTGCCTCCCGCCGGTATCGCCGCCTCGCCGGCCGCCAGGGCGCTCGCCGCCGAACGCGGCATCGACCTTGCCGGCCTGACCGGAACCGGGCCGGGCGGGGCCATCGTCCTGGCCGATGTCGACGCCGCGGCGGCGCCGGACGCGGCGCAGGTTCCGGTGGAACCGGAAAGCGCCTCCGATCCCCGCGCCGAGATGCGCAAGGCGATCGCCGCGGCGATGGCCAAGTCCAAGCGCGAGATCCCGCATTACTACCTGTTCCATCGCATTGACCTCCAGGCCGCCACCGACTGGCTGGCCGAGACCAATGCCGCCCGCCCGCCGGAGCGCCGCCTGCTGATGGGCGCGCTGCTCGCCAAGGCGACGGCGCGTGCCGCCCATGGCGCGAAAGCCGTCAACGGGCATTACGGGCCCGAGGGTTTCCGCCCGGCCGACAGCGTGCATCTGGGCATGGCCGTCGTCCTGCGCGGCGGCGGGCTGATCGCGCCGGCGATCCGCGATGCGCAGACGCTCACCCTTGACGAGATGATGGCGGCGATGCGCGACGTGGTGGCCCGGGCGCGCGCCGGGCGGCTCCGGAGTTCCGAGCTGACCGACGGCACGCTGACGCTGTCGAGCCTGGGCGAGAAGGGCGTCGAGGCGATGGCCGGCATCATCTACCCGCCCCAGGTCGCGCTGGTCGGCTTCGGCACGCCCGCCGCCGCGCCGGCCGCCCGCGGCGGCCAGGTGGCGCTGCGCGAGACCGTCACCGCCTCGCTCGCCGCCGATCACCGCGCAAGCGACGGGCGCGTCGGCGCGAAGTTCCTCGCCGAGATCGACCAGCGCCTGCAACACCCGGAGGAGCTATGA
- a CDS encoding ABC transporter permease produces the protein MRPLRAAPLITVVAMLGPIVAGLLGTVLPAVGLLPALGGTSVSLAPFAALAAWPGLPGAVALSLGTGLGATALSLAVVILFVAGWQGTRAMAVLERALSPLLSVPHAAAAFGLAFLIAPSGWIARALSPWATGWERPPDLLILQDPWGATMVAGLVAKETPFLLLMTLAALPQAQPARRVTIARALGYGRVTGWLKAVFPAVYSQIRLPVYAVLAYSMSVVDVAIILAPATPPPLAVQVVRWMADPDLALRFQAAAGAVLQLALVLGALGLWHIAEIAAARAGRGWAEAGARRHGEAALRGLGLGLATLAALAVIAGLGVLALWSVAGFWAFPGALPDAVSVATWARDGPALVDPTRDTILIAAAATALALVLTLACLEAEYRFGVVPGGRSLWLLYLPLLVPQVAFLPGLQTFALMAGAETGMGAVIFGHLVFVLPYVFLALAAPWRAWDTRHATVAAALGAGPWRVFATVRLPMLLAPTLTAAAVGFAVSVGQYLPTLLIGGGRVQTLTTEAVALASGGDRRVIGATALAQTGVVVLGFALALAAPRIAWANRRKMRAT, from the coding sequence ATGCGCCCGTTGCGCGCCGCGCCGCTGATCACGGTTGTCGCCATGCTAGGTCCGATCGTGGCGGGCCTGCTGGGAACGGTCTTGCCTGCGGTCGGGCTCCTGCCCGCGCTGGGCGGGACCTCGGTGAGCCTCGCTCCCTTTGCGGCACTCGCGGCCTGGCCGGGGCTGCCCGGCGCGGTGGCACTGTCGCTGGGCACCGGCCTTGGGGCCACCGCTCTCTCGCTCGCTGTAGTGATCCTGTTCGTCGCGGGCTGGCAGGGAACGCGGGCGATGGCGGTGCTGGAGCGCGCGCTGTCGCCGCTGTTGTCGGTGCCGCATGCCGCGGCGGCCTTCGGGCTCGCCTTCCTGATCGCGCCGTCGGGCTGGATCGCGCGGGCGCTGTCACCTTGGGCGACGGGCTGGGAGCGCCCGCCGGATCTGTTGATCCTGCAGGACCCCTGGGGCGCGACGATGGTGGCCGGCCTCGTCGCCAAGGAGACGCCCTTCCTGCTTCTGATGACGCTGGCCGCGTTGCCGCAAGCGCAGCCGGCCCGCCGCGTGACCATCGCCCGCGCGCTTGGCTACGGGCGGGTGACGGGCTGGCTGAAGGCGGTGTTTCCGGCGGTCTATTCGCAGATTCGGTTGCCGGTCTACGCGGTCCTTGCGTATTCGATGTCGGTGGTGGACGTGGCGATCATCCTCGCCCCCGCCACACCGCCGCCGCTGGCGGTGCAGGTGGTGCGCTGGATGGCCGACCCGGACCTTGCACTCCGGTTCCAGGCCGCGGCGGGGGCCGTGCTGCAACTGGCGCTGGTGCTTGGTGCTCTGGGGCTCTGGCACATAGCAGAGATCGCTGCGGCGCGGGCCGGCCGGGGCTGGGCGGAGGCCGGTGCGCGGCGCCACGGCGAGGCCGCGCTACGGGGGCTGGGCCTCGGGCTTGCCACGCTCGCGGCGCTGGCGGTGATCGCCGGGTTGGGGGTTCTCGCGCTCTGGTCGGTGGCCGGGTTCTGGGCCTTTCCGGGCGCTCTTCCCGACGCAGTCTCCGTCGCGACGTGGGCCCGGGACGGCCCGGCACTCGTCGATCCCACCCGCGACACGATCCTGATCGCGGCGGCAGCCACGGCCCTGGCGCTGGTCCTCACGCTCGCCTGCCTGGAGGCCGAGTACCGCTTCGGCGTCGTGCCCGGAGGGCGTAGCCTCTGGCTGTTGTACCTCCCGCTTCTCGTGCCGCAGGTCGCGTTCCTGCCCGGGCTGCAGACCTTCGCGCTCATGGCAGGAGCCGAGACGGGCATGGGCGCGGTGATCTTCGGTCACCTGGTCTTTGTGCTTCCATATGTCTTCCTCGCACTCGCTGCCCCCTGGCGCGCCTGGGACACGCGCCACGCAACCGTGGCCGCGGCGCTGGGGGCGGGGCCTTGGCGCGTCTTTGCTACGGTGCGACTGCCGATGCTTCTGGCCCCCACCCTGACCGCCGCGGCGGTCGGGTTCGCTGTGTCGGTGGGGCAATACCTTCCGACGCTTCTGATCGGCGGCGGGCGGGTGCAGACACTGACGACCGAGGCCGTGGCGCTCGCCTCGGGGGGCGACCGCCGGGTGATCGGGGCGACCGCCCTCGCCCAGACCGGGGTGGTGGTGCTCGGCTTCGCACTGGCGCTGGCGGCACCCCGGATCGCCTGGGCGAACCGCCGAAAGATGCGCGCCACATGA
- a CDS encoding ectoine synthase, with translation MIVRDFHKLKDTSRAISDAQWTSVRMLLADDGMGFSFHITTLYAGSEHTFHYKNHFESVYCISGRGQITDLASGETFNIRPGVMYALDQHDKHTIRADEDLVMACCFNPPVTGTEVHREDGSYASADELSG, from the coding sequence ATGATTGTACGCGACTTTCACAAGCTCAAGGACACGAGCCGCGCGATCTCGGACGCCCAGTGGACCTCCGTGCGGATGTTACTGGCAGATGACGGGATGGGGTTTTCGTTCCACATCACCACGCTCTATGCCGGCAGCGAGCACACGTTCCACTACAAGAACCACTTCGAGAGCGTCTACTGCATCTCGGGGCGCGGTCAGATCACCGATCTTGCCAGCGGCGAGACCTTCAATATCCGGCCCGGCGTGATGTATGCGCTCGACCAGCATGACAAGCACACGATCCGCGCCGACGAAGACCTGGTGATGGCGTGCTGCTTCAACCCGCCGGTGACAGGCACCGAGGTTCACCGCGAAGACGGCTCCTACGCCTCGGCAGACGAGCTTTCCGGCTGA
- a CDS encoding acyl carrier protein, which produces MTEYELRAAYLAALTDVAPDLSADEIGPDDHLQDDLELDSMDVLNLVAALHKATGVDIPEADYPQIATLRLAVPYLAGRLAA; this is translated from the coding sequence ATGACCGAATACGAACTCCGCGCCGCCTACCTGGCCGCGCTCACCGATGTCGCGCCCGATCTGTCGGCTGACGAGATCGGCCCCGACGACCACCTGCAGGACGACCTCGAACTCGATTCGATGGACGTGCTGAACCTGGTGGCCGCGCTGCACAAGGCGACGGGCGTCGACATCCCCGAAGCCGACTATCCGCAGATCGCGACCCTGCGCCTCGCCGTCCCCTATCTCGCGGGGCGGCTCGCGGCCTGA
- the ectB gene encoding diaminobutyrate--2-oxoglutarate transaminase, producing the protein MSTVETAETNIYSRRESEVRSYCRSFPVSFSKAQGATLTDADGNTYIDFLAGCSSLNYGHNDPDMKAALLDHIQRDGIAHALDMHTEEKAAFLETFEHLILKPRGMDHRVMMTGPTGTNAVEAAIKLARKVTGRKNVVAFTNGFHGMTLGALALTGNRGKRAGGGGVSLPDVTHLPYENSMGDDVDTLELADTLLSNPSSGIEPPAAFIVELVQGEGGLNAASCEWVQGIARLAKQHGALLIVDDIQAGMGRTGSFFSFDHMGVEPDMVTLAKSLSGFGLPFACTLVRPEHDIWKPAEHNGTFRGNTHAFVTAKVALEKFWSDDTLRNQIALKSQVLEERLHNIAARIEGARIKGRGMMRGVDVGSGELADRICAECFRRGLIIETSGAHDEVVKVLAPLTIPMEEFRAGLDILDQSVETLLPFNVAAE; encoded by the coding sequence ATGTCGACTGTCGAGACAGCCGAAACAAATATCTATTCCCGCCGCGAATCCGAGGTGCGCTCCTACTGCCGCAGCTTCCCCGTGAGCTTTTCCAAGGCACAGGGTGCGACGCTGACGGATGCCGACGGCAACACCTATATCGACTTCCTTGCCGGATGCTCGTCGCTGAACTATGGGCATAACGACCCGGACATGAAAGCGGCGCTGCTGGACCACATCCAGCGCGACGGCATCGCGCACGCGCTCGACATGCATACCGAGGAGAAGGCGGCGTTCCTGGAGACGTTCGAGCACCTGATCCTCAAGCCTCGCGGCATGGATCACCGTGTGATGATGACCGGTCCGACGGGCACCAACGCCGTCGAGGCGGCGATCAAGCTCGCCCGCAAGGTGACGGGCCGCAAGAATGTCGTCGCCTTCACCAACGGCTTCCACGGCATGACGCTGGGGGCCCTGGCGCTGACCGGCAACCGCGGCAAGCGCGCGGGCGGTGGCGGCGTGTCGCTGCCCGACGTGACCCACCTGCCCTACGAGAACAGCATGGGCGACGACGTCGACACGCTGGAACTGGCCGACACGCTGCTGTCGAACCCCTCGTCCGGGATCGAGCCGCCCGCGGCCTTCATCGTTGAACTCGTGCAGGGCGAAGGCGGGCTCAATGCCGCGTCCTGCGAATGGGTGCAGGGAATCGCCCGGCTGGCGAAACAGCACGGCGCGCTGCTCATCGTGGACGACATCCAGGCTGGCATGGGCCGGACCGGCAGCTTCTTCAGCTTCGACCATATGGGCGTCGAGCCGGACATGGTGACGCTGGCGAAATCGCTGTCGGGCTTCGGGCTGCCCTTTGCCTGCACGCTTGTGCGCCCCGAGCATGACATCTGGAAACCGGCCGAGCACAACGGCACGTTCCGCGGAAACACCCATGCCTTCGTGACCGCGAAGGTCGCGCTGGAGAAATTCTGGTCGGATGACACGCTGCGCAACCAGATCGCGCTCAAGTCGCAGGTCCTCGAAGAACGGCTGCACAACATCGCCGCCCGGATCGAAGGCGCCCGGATCAAGGGGCGCGGAATGATGCGCGGCGTCGATGTGGGCAGCGGCGAACTGGCCGACCGGATCTGCGCGGAATGCTTTCGCCGCGGTCTGATCATCGAGACCTCGGGCGCCCATGACGAGGTGGTCAAGGTTCTGGCGCCGCTGACCATCCCGATGGAGGAGTTCCGCGCCGGGCTCGACATACTCGACCAGTCTGTGGAGACGCTGCTCCCTTTTAACGTGGCGGCGGAGTGA
- a CDS encoding ABC transporter substrate-binding protein, with the protein MLHRLLGLAALVAVVLSTPGRADPDPADWDAVLAEARGQTVYWNAWGGATATNAFIRWAGEVVEDRFGVRVEHVKLADTADAVSRVLAEKTAGKDTGSAIDLVWVNGPNFSALKENALLFGPWAEDLPNWRYVDIEGKPAVTNDFTVPTDGLESPWAMAQVVFYHDTARLPAPPRTMPALLAWAEANPGRFTYPQPPDFLGLTFLKQALYGLAEEPALLQRPAGEVDYTDVTAPLWAFLEGLTPHLWREGRAYPPSGPRQLQMMADGEIDLAISFSPGEASTAIANGQLPDTVRTYVPEGGTIGNASFVAIPYNATAKAGAMVLANFLLSPEAQARAQDPDVLGYGTVLAMNKLSAADRARFDALNLGIATLPPDALGPALPEPHPSWMTRIEADWTERFGVTE; encoded by the coding sequence ATGCTGCATCGCCTTCTCGGACTGGCCGCGCTGGTCGCCGTGGTCCTTTCGACGCCGGGTCGCGCCGACCCCGATCCCGCCGACTGGGACGCGGTTCTGGCCGAGGCACGGGGCCAGACCGTCTACTGGAACGCCTGGGGCGGGGCGACGGCCACCAACGCGTTCATCCGCTGGGCCGGCGAAGTGGTGGAAGACCGCTTCGGCGTCCGGGTGGAGCATGTGAAGCTGGCCGATACCGCCGACGCCGTCAGCCGGGTGCTAGCCGAGAAGACCGCCGGCAAGGACACGGGCAGCGCCATCGACCTGGTCTGGGTCAACGGACCCAACTTCTCGGCGCTGAAGGAGAACGCCCTTCTGTTCGGCCCCTGGGCGGAAGACCTGCCCAACTGGCGCTATGTCGATATCGAGGGAAAGCCCGCGGTCACCAACGACTTCACGGTACCCACCGACGGCCTGGAGAGCCCATGGGCGATGGCGCAAGTGGTCTTCTACCACGACACGGCGCGGCTGCCCGCGCCGCCGCGGACCATGCCCGCCCTGCTGGCCTGGGCCGAGGCCAATCCCGGCCGGTTCACCTATCCGCAACCGCCGGATTTCCTGGGCCTCACCTTTCTGAAACAGGCGCTTTACGGGCTGGCAGAGGAGCCGGCGCTGTTGCAGCGGCCCGCGGGAGAAGTGGACTATACCGACGTCACCGCACCGCTCTGGGCGTTCCTGGAGGGGCTCACGCCACATCTTTGGCGGGAGGGACGCGCCTATCCGCCAAGCGGCCCGCGCCAGTTGCAGATGATGGCCGACGGCGAGATCGACCTTGCGATTTCCTTCTCGCCGGGCGAAGCCTCGACGGCCATCGCCAACGGTCAATTGCCCGATACGGTGCGCACCTACGTGCCGGAGGGCGGCACGATCGGCAATGCCAGCTTCGTGGCGATCCCCTACAACGCCACGGCCAAGGCCGGCGCGATGGTGCTGGCCAACTTCCTGCTGTCCCCGGAGGCGCAGGCGCGCGCGCAGGACCCCGACGTTCTGGGCTATGGCACGGTGCTGGCGATGAACAAGCTGAGCGCGGCGGACCGGGCTCGGTTCGACGCGCTGAACCTCGGCATCGCGACGCTGCCGCCGGACGCGCTGGGCCCGGCCCTCCCCGAGCCGCACCCGTCCTGGATGACGCGGATCGAGGCGGACTGGACCGAACGGTTCGGCGTGACCGAGTGA